The following are encoded in a window of Collinsella aerofaciens genomic DNA:
- a CDS encoding bifunctional nuclease family protein produces the protein MVRVDIETIVMAAGPVPSLIVLRERCSKSDSPAPLRSLSIQTGSFEAAAISRGIDSGRADRPITHDLLLDTVGALGAKLERIEIVRAEPPVFYATIVVLADGDERKIDARPSDAIALAVRSNAPMFVEDDIMNRLGTVSAHTEEVDDEQEFEKFDEFVHTLSPDDF, from the coding sequence ATGGTTCGTGTCGACATAGAGACCATCGTCATGGCCGCCGGTCCCGTGCCATCGCTTATCGTGCTTCGCGAACGCTGCAGCAAGTCGGATTCCCCCGCGCCGCTGCGCTCCCTCTCCATCCAGACTGGCTCGTTTGAGGCTGCGGCAATCAGCCGCGGCATCGACAGCGGACGCGCCGATCGCCCGATTACCCATGACCTGTTGCTCGATACTGTTGGCGCCCTGGGCGCCAAGCTCGAGCGCATCGAGATCGTTCGCGCCGAGCCGCCGGTGTTCTACGCGACGATTGTCGTACTGGCCGATGGTGACGAGCGCAAGATCGATGCCCGTCCCAGTGATGCCATTGCCCTTGCCGTGCGCAGCAATGCCCCCATGTTTGTGGAGGACGACATCATGAATCGCCTGGGCACTGTTTCTGCCCATACCGAGGAAGTTGACGACGAGCAGGAGTTCGAGAAGTTCGACGAGTTCGTCCATACGCTCTCGCCCGATGACTTCTAA
- the purD gene encoding phosphoribosylamine--glycine ligase: protein MKADTQTIDILLLGSGGREHALAAKLAASPRAGKLYIAPGNGGTASCGENVVLDDCDPAAVAAFAQSHGCGLVVIGPEAPLVAGVADAVRAAGIPCFGPGAEGARMEGSKLFSKQLMERAGIPTAAYGSFTDEASALAYVREQGAPLVVKADGLAAGKGVIVATELEQAEEAVRECFGGTFGDAGNTVVIEEMLTGPECSLLAFTDGKTVRPMATSQDHKRALEGDKGPNTGGMGVYSPVPIVTDEEHATMVAVMEQTVAELAAEGIDYRGCLYGGFMLTPAGPKVLEFNARFGDPETQVVLPRLKNDLVEVMLACANCELDQIELDWRDEWAVAVVLTSAGYPGSYEKGKVITGIADAEAMENVTVYHAGTAVVDGQLVTNGGRVLAVTALGDTFENARNLAYEACEKIDFEGKTLRHDIGLRALRGRDAWDA from the coding sequence TTGAAGGCGGACACTCAAACCATCGACATCCTGTTGTTGGGCAGCGGCGGCCGTGAGCATGCTTTGGCAGCTAAGCTCGCAGCATCACCGCGCGCCGGCAAGCTCTACATCGCGCCGGGTAACGGCGGCACCGCGAGCTGCGGCGAGAACGTTGTTCTCGACGACTGCGATCCTGCGGCCGTGGCGGCGTTTGCTCAGAGCCACGGATGCGGACTCGTGGTAATTGGCCCCGAGGCTCCGCTCGTGGCGGGCGTGGCCGACGCCGTGCGCGCGGCGGGTATTCCCTGCTTTGGCCCGGGTGCCGAGGGTGCCCGTATGGAGGGCTCCAAGCTATTCTCCAAGCAGCTCATGGAGCGTGCCGGCATTCCGACGGCCGCCTACGGCTCGTTCACCGACGAGGCTTCGGCTCTCGCCTACGTGCGCGAGCAGGGCGCACCGCTGGTCGTGAAGGCTGACGGCCTGGCCGCAGGCAAGGGCGTCATCGTGGCGACCGAGCTCGAGCAGGCCGAGGAGGCCGTGCGCGAGTGCTTTGGCGGCACCTTCGGCGATGCCGGCAACACCGTGGTCATCGAGGAGATGCTGACCGGCCCCGAGTGCTCGCTGCTGGCCTTTACCGACGGCAAGACCGTGCGCCCCATGGCCACCTCGCAGGACCACAAGCGCGCGCTCGAGGGCGACAAGGGTCCCAACACCGGCGGCATGGGCGTCTACAGCCCGGTGCCCATCGTGACTGACGAGGAGCACGCCACCATGGTGGCGGTCATGGAGCAGACCGTGGCCGAGCTCGCTGCCGAGGGCATCGACTACCGCGGCTGCCTGTACGGCGGCTTTATGCTCACACCCGCCGGCCCCAAGGTGCTGGAGTTCAACGCCCGCTTTGGCGACCCCGAGACGCAGGTCGTGCTTCCGCGCCTTAAGAACGACCTGGTCGAGGTCATGCTGGCTTGTGCCAACTGCGAGCTCGATCAGATTGAACTCGACTGGCGTGACGAGTGGGCCGTGGCCGTTGTCCTGACGAGCGCGGGCTACCCCGGCAGCTACGAGAAGGGCAAGGTCATCACCGGTATCGCCGATGCCGAGGCCATGGAGAACGTGACCGTGTACCACGCGGGCACTGCCGTGGTGGACGGCCAGCTCGTGACCAATGGTGGCCGCGTGCTTGCCGTGACCGCTCTGGGCGACACGTTCGAGAACGCTCGCAACCTTGCCTACGAGGCCTGCGAGAAGATTGATTTTGAGGGCAAGACCCTGCGTCACGACATCGGCCTGCGCGCGCTGCGCGGCCGCGACGCCTGGGATGCCTAA
- the rpsF gene encoding 30S ribosomal protein S6 gives MKAYELLFFVDPSLDPETRLAVLKRIDTTIAEGAGKVDSVDEWGKRKLAYEINDLTDGDYTLINFHADPTQIAELDRVLRITDAVVRHMIVRRDDQE, from the coding sequence ATGAAGGCTTATGAACTGCTGTTCTTTGTTGACCCGTCGCTCGACCCCGAGACTCGTCTCGCTGTTTTGAAGCGTATCGATACCACGATCGCTGAGGGCGCTGGCAAGGTCGACTCCGTTGACGAGTGGGGCAAGCGCAAGCTCGCCTACGAGATCAACGACCTCACCGATGGTGACTACACCCTCATCAACTTCCACGCAGATCCTACCCAGATCGCCGAGCTTGATCGCGTCCTGCGCATCACCGACGCTGTGGTCCGCCACATGATCGTCCGTCGCGACGACCAGGAGTAA
- the rpsR gene encoding 30S ribosomal protein S18, whose amino-acid sequence MANDFSARQPRRKYCQFCKENTEFIDYKDTQLLRKYMTDRGKIKPRRVTGACTQHQHDIANAIKRAREMALLPYTVPVVSSRGNRDRG is encoded by the coding sequence ATGGCTAATGATTTTTCTGCACGTCAGCCGCGTCGTAAGTACTGCCAGTTCTGCAAGGAGAACACTGAGTTCATCGACTATAAGGACACTCAGCTTCTCCGTAAGTACATGACCGACCGTGGCAAGATCAAGCCCCGTCGCGTCACTGGCGCTTGCACGCAGCATCAGCATGACATCGCCAACGCCATCAAGCGCGCCCGCGAGATGGCTCTCCTGCCGTACACCGTCCCCGTGGTTTCCTCTCGTGGCAACCGCGACCGCGGCTAA
- the rplI gene encoding 50S ribosomal protein L9 has product MKVILLDEIKGKGGEGDVVEVAQGYAENFLFPKKLAVAATKGNLKQLDERRNNIAKREAVRLATANETKAAFEGKTVTVDVKVGDEGILFGSVTAAMIADAIKAQLGMDIDRKRVELGKPIKVAGAHTVAISLYREIKAEVVVLVGVTAEELAAEAEVEEAAEVAEAETAEVETEAAAE; this is encoded by the coding sequence ATGAAGGTTATTCTTCTCGATGAGATCAAGGGCAAGGGCGGCGAGGGTGACGTCGTAGAGGTCGCTCAGGGTTACGCTGAGAACTTCCTGTTCCCCAAGAAGCTCGCTGTTGCCGCCACCAAGGGCAACCTCAAGCAGCTTGACGAGCGTCGCAACAACATCGCCAAGCGCGAGGCCGTCCGTCTGGCTACCGCCAACGAGACCAAGGCTGCCTTCGAGGGCAAGACGGTCACCGTTGACGTCAAGGTCGGCGACGAGGGCATCCTCTTTGGCTCCGTTACCGCCGCTATGATCGCTGACGCCATCAAGGCTCAGCTCGGTATGGACATCGACCGCAAGCGCGTCGAGCTCGGTAAGCCCATCAAGGTTGCCGGTGCCCACACCGTTGCCATCTCGCTGTACCGCGAGATCAAGGCCGAGGTTGTCGTTCTCGTCGGCGTTACCGCCGAGGAGCTCGCTGCCGAGGCTGAGGTCGAGGAGGCCGCTGAGGTCGCCGAGGCCGAGACCGCCGAGGTCGAGACTGAGGCTGCTGCCGAGTAG
- the typA gene encoding translational GTPase TypA has translation MRVDNLRNIAIIAHVDHGKTTMVDKLLRATDAFRANQQVEDRVLDSNDQERERGITILAKNISIEYKDVKINVIDTPGHADFGGEVERVLRMADGALLLVDAFEGPMPQTRFVLRHAIDTGLKIMIVINKIDRPGANPEKAYNDCLDLMADLGATDDQLEFAMEHVVYASAMNGFARLDPNDGNMDMYPLLDMIIDDMPAPEVDENAPLAMQCVTIDHSNFVGRIGIGRVYSGAIHQGDQILVVKNDGSSATATVKQLFTFDYLGRTECQEVGAGDIAAVVGIDRTDIGDVYTDPENPVELEPIEIDPPTLSIVFEASTSPLVGRDGDIVGARQLKERLFNEAENNVTMKIEELEDKSGVEVSGRGILHLSVLMESMRREGFEFQVGRPRVLFKKDENGNKMEPVEQAVVECPDEYSGKVVEVFGTSGGIMTSMDTSGIVTHLEFKIPTRGIMGLKNRIMNVTHGEGVFYHTFLEYGPYAGEIGNRQNGAMISMTTEKAVAYALGTLQERGQLFVEPGTECYEGMIVGERSKAGDMVVNIARTKNLGNQRSSTSDISVQLVPPRTFSLEEALEYIADDELVEITPKNIRLRKRLLNATDRKKAAVRAGQVNK, from the coding sequence ATGCGCGTAGACAATCTGAGGAACATCGCCATCATCGCCCACGTCGACCACGGCAAGACGACGATGGTCGACAAGCTCCTGCGTGCCACGGACGCCTTCCGTGCCAACCAGCAGGTCGAGGACCGCGTCCTGGATTCCAACGACCAGGAGCGCGAGCGCGGCATTACGATTCTCGCCAAGAACATCTCTATCGAGTATAAGGACGTCAAGATCAACGTCATCGACACCCCGGGCCACGCCGACTTCGGCGGCGAGGTCGAGCGCGTGCTGCGTATGGCCGACGGCGCCCTGCTGCTGGTCGATGCTTTTGAGGGCCCCATGCCCCAGACCCGCTTCGTGCTGCGTCACGCTATCGACACCGGCCTTAAGATCATGATCGTCATCAACAAGATCGACCGTCCGGGCGCCAACCCCGAGAAGGCCTACAACGACTGCCTGGACCTCATGGCCGACCTGGGCGCCACCGACGACCAGCTTGAGTTCGCCATGGAGCACGTGGTCTACGCCAGCGCCATGAATGGCTTTGCCCGCCTTGATCCCAACGACGGCAACATGGACATGTATCCGCTGCTCGATATGATCATCGACGACATGCCCGCGCCCGAGGTTGACGAGAACGCTCCGCTGGCCATGCAGTGCGTGACCATCGACCACTCCAACTTCGTTGGCCGTATCGGCATCGGTCGCGTGTATTCCGGCGCCATCCATCAGGGCGACCAGATTCTGGTTGTGAAGAACGACGGCTCCAGCGCCACCGCTACCGTCAAGCAGCTCTTTACCTTCGACTACCTGGGCCGCACCGAGTGCCAGGAAGTCGGCGCCGGCGACATCGCCGCCGTCGTGGGCATCGACCGCACCGATATCGGCGATGTCTACACCGATCCCGAGAACCCCGTCGAGCTCGAGCCCATCGAGATCGACCCGCCGACCCTGTCCATCGTCTTCGAGGCTTCGACCTCCCCGCTCGTCGGTCGCGACGGAGACATCGTGGGCGCCCGTCAGCTCAAGGAGCGCCTGTTCAACGAGGCCGAGAACAACGTGACCATGAAGATCGAGGAGCTCGAGGACAAGAGCGGCGTCGAGGTCTCGGGCCGCGGCATTCTGCACCTGTCCGTTCTGATGGAGTCCATGCGCCGCGAGGGCTTTGAGTTCCAGGTCGGCCGTCCCCGCGTTCTGTTTAAGAAGGACGAGAACGGCAACAAGATGGAGCCTGTCGAGCAGGCCGTCGTTGAGTGCCCGGACGAGTACTCGGGCAAGGTCGTTGAGGTCTTCGGTACCTCCGGTGGCATCATGACGAGCATGGATACCTCGGGTATCGTGACGCACCTCGAGTTTAAGATCCCGACCCGCGGCATCATGGGCCTTAAGAACCGCATCATGAACGTCACCCACGGCGAGGGCGTGTTCTACCACACCTTCCTGGAGTACGGTCCCTACGCCGGCGAGATCGGCAACCGTCAGAACGGCGCAATGATCTCCATGACCACCGAGAAGGCCGTTGCCTATGCTCTGGGTACGCTGCAGGAGCGCGGCCAGCTTTTTGTTGAGCCGGGCACCGAGTGCTACGAGGGCATGATCGTGGGCGAGCGCAGCAAGGCTGGCGACATGGTCGTCAACATCGCCCGTACCAAGAACCTGGGCAACCAGCGTTCCTCGACCTCCGATATCTCCGTTCAGCTGGTGCCGCCCCGCACCTTCTCGCTGGAGGAGGCGCTGGAGTACATCGCCGACGACGAGCTGGTTGAGATTACCCCCAAGAACATCCGCCTGCGCAAGCGCCTGCTCAACGCCACCGACCGCAAGAAGGCCGCCGTCCGCGCCGGCCAGGTCAACAAATAA
- the dnaB gene encoding replicative DNA helicase, which produces MLMAYDDRETGLTVEDRGSKLGLPQNQDAEANVLAAMLLSPEVVEEAQVELQPDDFYRPIHKTIYTAMVDMYNSRIPIDSISLIDYLRSINKLDAVGGEAYILELMGQTLSLVNWQHHAAIVRRDSMLRELIGATNEINALAYNAPTDTKEVVELAESKLLKVTAREVKSSYKTLTEFMVEAYNEAEEVCQAGGQAAGVPTGFPSLDRMLMGFREGQLIIIGARPAVGKTSFALNLALNAAAAGYTVGFFSLEMSGKEIAQRLICAYAMISISDFRMGRISPEQWANINEATQTLSKLDILIDDTPGTTVTEIRAKSRRMLHNKEKAIIILDYLQLVSPPPGRRSESRTVEVSEMSRGLKIMAKELKIPLIALSQLSRQVESRTGKRPQLSDLRESGSIEQDADIVMFLDRSADEAEASRDDRPDEGVTRIVVAKNRSGPIGDVDLMFLPASTKFYELDGAHAEE; this is translated from the coding sequence ATGCTCATGGCATATGACGATAGGGAGACCGGGCTGACGGTTGAGGACCGCGGCTCAAAGTTGGGTCTTCCCCAAAACCAAGATGCAGAGGCCAATGTACTGGCCGCTATGCTGCTATCGCCCGAGGTGGTCGAAGAGGCCCAGGTCGAGCTGCAGCCCGATGACTTCTACCGCCCCATTCATAAGACCATCTATACCGCGATGGTCGATATGTACAACAGCCGCATTCCCATCGACTCTATCTCGCTGATCGATTACCTGCGAAGCATCAACAAGCTCGATGCCGTGGGTGGCGAAGCGTACATTTTGGAGTTGATGGGTCAGACCCTGTCGCTCGTGAACTGGCAGCACCATGCCGCCATCGTCCGTCGCGACTCGATGCTGCGCGAGCTGATCGGCGCCACCAACGAGATTAACGCGCTGGCCTATAACGCCCCCACCGACACCAAAGAGGTCGTGGAGCTGGCCGAGAGCAAACTGCTCAAGGTCACGGCACGCGAGGTCAAGTCGAGCTACAAGACGCTGACTGAGTTTATGGTCGAGGCCTATAACGAGGCCGAGGAAGTGTGCCAGGCCGGTGGCCAGGCTGCGGGCGTGCCCACGGGCTTCCCATCGCTCGACCGCATGCTCATGGGCTTCCGCGAGGGTCAGCTCATCATCATCGGCGCCCGTCCTGCTGTAGGTAAGACGTCGTTCGCCCTGAATCTGGCGCTCAACGCTGCCGCTGCCGGTTATACCGTCGGCTTCTTCTCGCTGGAGATGTCGGGCAAGGAAATTGCCCAGCGTCTGATTTGCGCCTACGCCATGATCTCGATCAGTGACTTCCGCATGGGCCGCATTAGCCCCGAGCAGTGGGCCAATATCAACGAGGCCACGCAGACCTTGTCCAAGCTCGATATTCTGATTGACGATACGCCCGGCACCACAGTGACCGAGATTCGCGCCAAGAGCCGCCGCATGCTCCATAACAAGGAGAAGGCAATCATCATCCTGGACTACCTGCAGCTGGTGAGTCCTCCGCCGGGACGCCGCTCCGAGAGCCGTACCGTCGAGGTTTCGGAGATGTCGCGTGGTCTGAAGATCATGGCCAAGGAGCTCAAGATTCCGCTCATCGCGCTGTCGCAGCTCTCGCGTCAGGTCGAATCCCGTACCGGCAAGCGTCCGCAGCTTTCCGACCTTCGTGAATCGGGCTCTATCGAGCAGGACGCCGATATCGTCATGTTCTTGGACCGCTCCGCCGACGAGGCCGAAGCCTCGCGCGACGATCGACCCGACGAGGGCGTTACGCGTATCGTCGTGGCCAAGAACCGTTCGGGCCCGATCGGCGACGTCGACCTGATGTTCCTGCCGGCATCCACCAAGTTCTATGAGCTTGATGGGGCACATGCCGAGGAGTAG
- a CDS encoding adenylosuccinate synthase translates to MPSTVLVGAQWGDEGKGKICDLVAGDFDAVVRYSGGNNAGHTIVVNGKKYGLHQVPSGIMYSDHVSVIGNGCVVNPKVVLEEIDMFEADGITTKNLKISGNAHVIMPYHIDLDGAFEQKLGKKNIGTTKRGIGPCYQDKMARIGLRMQDMLDEALFRDKLETALARVNPELELIYNLPTYTVDQICDEYLPMAERLRPYITETSLLLNNMIDEGKNLLFEGAQATLLDIDHGTYPYVTSSNCTAGGAITGSGVGMKNVDRVLGVMKAYITRVGSGPMPTELSYESEAGHTLTEEGYEYGVTTGRRRRCGWFDGPIANYASRVNGLTDIAMTKLDVLSAFDTIKVCVAYDVDGERYTSVPEHQVRFEHAKPIYEELPGWKCDITGCRSFEELPQEAQDYVAFIEDLAHTRVTFIGVGAGREQIINRFWK, encoded by the coding sequence ATGCCGTCAACCGTTTTGGTCGGTGCCCAGTGGGGCGATGAGGGCAAGGGTAAGATTTGCGACCTGGTCGCCGGCGACTTCGATGCCGTCGTGCGCTACTCGGGCGGCAACAACGCCGGTCACACCATCGTCGTCAACGGCAAGAAGTACGGCCTGCACCAGGTGCCCTCCGGCATCATGTATTCTGACCACGTGTCGGTGATCGGTAACGGCTGCGTCGTCAACCCCAAGGTTGTCCTTGAGGAGATCGATATGTTCGAGGCCGACGGCATCACCACCAAGAACCTCAAGATTAGCGGCAACGCGCATGTCATCATGCCGTACCACATCGATCTGGATGGCGCCTTTGAGCAGAAGCTCGGCAAGAAGAACATCGGTACCACCAAGCGCGGCATCGGTCCGTGCTATCAGGACAAGATGGCCCGCATTGGCCTGCGCATGCAGGACATGCTGGACGAGGCGCTGTTCCGCGACAAGCTGGAGACCGCTCTCGCCCGCGTGAACCCCGAGCTCGAGCTCATCTACAACCTGCCCACCTACACCGTGGACCAGATTTGCGACGAGTACCTGCCGATGGCCGAGCGCCTGCGTCCCTACATCACCGAGACGAGCCTGCTGCTCAACAACATGATCGATGAGGGCAAGAACCTGCTGTTTGAGGGCGCCCAGGCGACGCTGCTCGACATCGACCATGGCACCTATCCGTACGTGACGTCTTCCAACTGCACCGCCGGCGGCGCCATTACCGGTTCCGGCGTCGGCATGAAGAACGTCGACCGCGTGCTGGGCGTCATGAAGGCCTATATCACCCGCGTCGGTTCGGGCCCCATGCCCACCGAGCTTTCCTATGAGTCCGAGGCCGGTCACACGCTGACCGAGGAGGGCTATGAGTACGGCGTGACCACCGGTCGCCGTCGTCGCTGCGGCTGGTTCGACGGCCCCATTGCCAACTACGCCTCGCGCGTCAACGGCCTCACCGATATCGCCATGACCAAGCTCGACGTGCTTTCGGCCTTCGACACCATCAAGGTGTGCGTGGCCTACGACGTCGATGGCGAGCGCTATACCAGCGTGCCCGAGCATCAGGTTCGCTTTGAGCACGCCAAGCCCATCTACGAGGAGCTTCCTGGCTGGAAGTGCGATATCACCGGCTGCCGCAGCTTTGAGGAGCTGCCGCAAGAGGCTCAGGACTACGTGGCGTTTATCGAGGATCTGGCACACACCCGCGTGACGTTCATTGGCGTTGGCGCTGGTCGAGAGCAGATCATCAACCGATTCTGGAAGTAA
- a CDS encoding NUDIX domain-containing protein, with protein MDEKNEELVDAQIVEEDSRMYGHAEGEPGGEVSDEPALVLGDDDPHDAELHEKILSEECAWKGKILDVHRLEVELPNGHRSARDIVRHPGAAAVVALTESGKIVLVRQYRTAIDRVTVEIPAGKLDPGEDPLDCAKRELHEETGFRAGRIRFLTSIVTSCGFCDEIIHIYLATKLEFDAPNPDDDEFVNVDLVPLHELIDAVLDGKIEDAKTVVGALACDSIAHRLGGAEL; from the coding sequence ATGGACGAGAAGAACGAAGAGCTCGTGGACGCGCAGATCGTCGAAGAGGACAGCCGCATGTATGGGCACGCCGAGGGCGAGCCTGGTGGCGAGGTCTCTGACGAGCCGGCGCTGGTGCTGGGCGATGACGACCCGCACGATGCCGAGCTGCACGAGAAGATTCTTTCGGAGGAATGCGCCTGGAAGGGCAAGATCCTCGACGTCCACCGTCTTGAGGTTGAGCTGCCCAACGGTCACCGCAGCGCCCGCGATATCGTTCGCCATCCGGGTGCGGCGGCCGTTGTGGCACTGACCGAGAGCGGCAAGATCGTACTGGTGCGTCAGTACCGCACCGCCATCGACCGCGTGACGGTCGAGATTCCCGCCGGCAAGCTCGATCCAGGCGAGGACCCGCTCGATTGCGCCAAACGCGAACTGCACGAGGAGACGGGCTTTAGGGCCGGTCGTATTCGCTTTTTGACGTCGATTGTCACGTCCTGCGGTTTTTGCGATGAGATCATCCACATCTACTTGGCTACCAAGCTCGAGTTTGATGCGCCCAACCCCGATGATGACGAGTTTGTCAACGTGGACCTGGTGCCGCTGCACGAGCTGATCGATGCCGTGCTCGACGGCAAGATCGAAGACGCCAAGACCGTCGTGGGCGCCTTGGCATGCGATAGCATCGCGCACCGACTAGGCGGAGCGGAGCTTTAA
- a CDS encoding trimeric intracellular cation channel family protein — protein sequence MPVVAAITITSHASDAMVAIPFWLEMFAVVAASISGVLVAREHKLDLVGAVALAVVCGLGGGLLRDMTLQVGNVYILNQPMALPLSIATAAIIYIFPAIVDKPEKLIPLLDIISVGIYAATGADKALVYGFAPAVCIMMGFFTAVGGGMLRDGFMGVVPGIFQRTNFYAIAAIAGSTSYVCLVMSGIMSNVAALVLCVVVTMGLRWLSLRFDIKSPTEEDIARFLHRKK from the coding sequence TTGCCCGTCGTCGCCGCCATAACCATTACCTCACATGCCTCGGATGCCATGGTCGCTATTCCGTTTTGGCTCGAGATGTTCGCCGTTGTCGCTGCATCGATCTCGGGTGTGCTGGTTGCGCGCGAGCACAAGCTCGACCTGGTGGGCGCCGTCGCACTCGCCGTGGTTTGCGGCCTGGGCGGCGGTCTTTTGCGCGATATGACGCTGCAGGTGGGGAACGTCTACATCCTCAACCAGCCGATGGCACTCCCGCTTTCCATTGCCACGGCAGCTATCATCTACATTTTCCCGGCAATCGTCGACAAACCCGAAAAACTCATCCCCCTGCTCGATATCATCTCGGTCGGCATCTATGCCGCCACCGGAGCGGACAAGGCGCTTGTCTACGGCTTTGCACCGGCGGTGTGCATCATGATGGGCTTTTTTACCGCGGTGGGCGGCGGCATGTTGCGCGACGGCTTTATGGGCGTGGTTCCGGGCATTTTCCAACGTACTAACTTTTATGCTATCGCCGCCATCGCCGGATCGACAAGCTATGTGTGTCTCGTTATGAGCGGCATCATGAGCAATGTCGCTGCGCTGGTCCTATGCGTTGTCGTGACCATGGGTCTGCGCTGGCTCTCGCTGCGCTTTGACATCAAAAGCCCCACCGAAGAAGATATCGCGCGCTTCTTGCACCGTAAAAAGTAG
- a CDS encoding polymer-forming cytoskeletal protein — protein MAFNQTVTAPSHKMRRCLLMAFALIALALTALPTASFAGTDTAGNVLATEADSDTSSAEGDLYWAGQSLNLDDASIGRDIIAAGESLSIRDCTVGGAIRLAARTIDISKTAIDGSVTVAGQHVVLNTGSTANCFYAIGETVALRGSTKSAALAGDTVTIDGTVKGDVEVWADKLILGKNAHITGTVNAHVSEDPERAAGAEVGALKIDRTENEDTSTVNDVIGGIVAAALSTCFVALLLELIFPRATASAAGMLHQRSMPLWVSGLLGTIAIVPAVLLLIISIAGLSLAGTLLCGVIGIALMSSAFAGCAIARMVGHNQNRYAMAAVGGVIAGALTGLPLVGDFISGVAFVFMLGYIIQIIWRNARVKPQQPANTPGLPTA, from the coding sequence ATGGCTTTCAATCAAACCGTGACGGCGCCGTCACACAAGATGCGTCGCTGCCTGCTTATGGCATTCGCGCTCATCGCGCTCGCGCTCACCGCACTTCCCACGGCGTCGTTCGCCGGCACGGACACCGCTGGAAACGTACTTGCGACCGAAGCTGACTCGGATACGTCCAGCGCCGAGGGTGACCTGTACTGGGCCGGCCAAAGCCTTAACCTAGACGATGCCTCCATCGGCCGCGATATTATCGCGGCGGGCGAGAGCCTATCGATTCGCGACTGCACCGTAGGCGGCGCTATTCGCCTGGCGGCGCGCACCATCGATATCTCCAAAACCGCAATCGATGGCAGCGTGACGGTAGCCGGTCAGCATGTCGTGCTCAACACCGGCAGCACCGCCAACTGTTTCTACGCGATAGGCGAGACGGTTGCCCTGCGAGGCTCCACCAAGTCGGCAGCGCTTGCGGGCGACACGGTGACCATCGATGGCACCGTCAAGGGCGATGTCGAGGTTTGGGCCGACAAGCTCATCCTGGGCAAGAACGCCCACATCACCGGCACCGTGAACGCGCACGTCTCCGAGGACCCCGAGCGCGCCGCGGGAGCCGAGGTCGGTGCGCTCAAGATCGACCGCACCGAGAACGAGGATACTTCCACCGTTAACGATGTCATCGGCGGTATCGTCGCCGCGGCACTCTCGACCTGCTTTGTCGCTCTGCTGCTCGAGCTCATCTTTCCGCGCGCGACCGCCAGCGCCGCCGGCATGCTCCACCAGCGCTCCATGCCCCTGTGGGTGAGCGGTCTTCTGGGCACGATTGCTATCGTCCCCGCCGTCCTACTGCTGATTATCTCTATCGCTGGTCTGTCGCTTGCCGGAACCCTCTTGTGCGGCGTTATCGGCATCGCGTTGATGTCGAGTGCCTTTGCGGGGTGCGCGATCGCCCGCATGGTTGGACACAACCAAAACCGCTACGCCATGGCAGCCGTGGGCGGCGTAATCGCAGGCGCCCTCACGGGGCTTCCCCTCGTAGGTGACTTCATCAGCGGCGTGGCCTTTGTCTTTATGCTCGGTTACATCATCCAAATCATCTGGCGCAACGCCCGCGTCAAGCCGCAGCAGCCGGCTAACACGCCAGGACTCCCCACCGCTTAG
- a CDS encoding single-stranded DNA-binding protein → MSINRVNITGNLTRDPELRATAGGTQVLSFGVAVNDRRRNAQTGEWEDYPNFVDCTMFGTRAEAVSRFLAKGNKVAIEGKLRYSSWERDGQRRSKLEVIVDEIEFMSSRGGQGGYDQGGYAPAAPAPAARPAAPVATPPAVDVYDEDIPF, encoded by the coding sequence ATGAGCATCAATCGAGTGAACATCACCGGTAACCTCACCCGCGATCCCGAGCTGCGCGCCACCGCCGGCGGAACCCAGGTTCTGTCCTTTGGCGTCGCCGTGAACGATCGTCGCCGCAACGCGCAGACTGGCGAGTGGGAGGACTATCCCAACTTTGTCGACTGCACCATGTTCGGCACCCGCGCCGAGGCCGTGAGCCGTTTCCTGGCAAAGGGAAACAAGGTCGCGATCGAGGGCAAGCTGCGCTACAGCTCTTGGGAGCGCGACGGCCAGCGCCGGAGCAAGCTTGAGGTCATCGTCGATGAGATCGAGTTTATGAGCTCCCGTGGTGGCCAGGGTGGCTACGATCAGGGCGGTTACGCCCCCGCAGCTCCCGCGCCCGCAGCACGTCCTGCCGCACCGGTGGCTACGCCGCCCGCGGTCGACGTCTACGATGAGGACATCCCGTTCTAA